In Bosea vestrisii, the following are encoded in one genomic region:
- a CDS encoding trypsin-like serine peptidase, translating to MPAWLQTNSTKANIRAALIGAMGLALAGPAAAQTMGFDPSDFGKVSMPRRQSTGDAATQIENNKGAFEPIAELDQRDPLAKMAKPVGRIDILLKDNKTGKQSGAHCTGELLPGDYVLTNHHCLPQSGEMTPVRAIIVMDFLTQDGKGAKVFELDPKPVEFNANLDYAIAKAKGNPTATYGSVKLAATPSGGAPSLMVIHHPAGRPKVMSRFRCMATRQQGEAAELRHRCDTLGGSSGSLLYNASNSGIALHKQGGLAPNDPNSYNTATSMTALLQASPLLRKMAGAGGQAPAADGGSVASGGGQDDQPSSTERSAVRGSDNLDTDGMNSLLKN from the coding sequence ATGCCCGCATGGCTGCAGACCAATTCGACCAAGGCCAACATCCGCGCCGCCTTGATCGGTGCCATGGGCCTCGCCCTTGCGGGCCCCGCCGCGGCCCAGACCATGGGCTTCGATCCCAGCGACTTCGGCAAGGTCAGCATGCCGCGCCGGCAGAGCACCGGCGACGCCGCGACCCAGATCGAGAACAACAAGGGCGCCTTCGAGCCGATCGCGGAGCTCGATCAGCGCGATCCGCTCGCGAAGATGGCCAAGCCTGTCGGGCGCATCGATATCCTGCTGAAGGACAACAAGACCGGCAAGCAGTCCGGCGCCCATTGCACCGGCGAGCTGTTGCCGGGTGACTATGTCCTCACCAACCATCATTGCTTGCCGCAGAGCGGCGAGATGACGCCAGTGCGCGCCATCATCGTGATGGATTTCCTGACGCAGGACGGCAAAGGCGCGAAAGTCTTCGAACTCGATCCCAAGCCGGTCGAGTTCAATGCCAATCTCGACTACGCCATCGCCAAGGCGAAGGGCAATCCGACCGCGACCTATGGTTCGGTCAAGCTCGCAGCGACGCCGTCCGGCGGCGCCCCCTCGCTGATGGTCATCCATCATCCGGCCGGCCGGCCCAAGGTGATGAGCCGCTTCCGCTGCATGGCGACACGCCAGCAAGGCGAGGCAGCCGAGCTGCGCCATCGCTGCGACACGCTCGGCGGTTCTTCCGGTTCGCTTCTCTACAACGCCAGCAATTCCGGTATCGCGCTGCACAAGCAGGGCGGCCTCGCGCCCAACGACCCGAACAGCTACAACACCGCCACCAGCATGACCGCGCTGCTCCAGGCCAGCCCCCTGCTGCGCAAGATGGCCGGTGCGGGCGGGCAGGCGCCGGCTGCGGATGGCGGCTCGGTCGCGTCGGGCGGCGGACAGGACGACCAGCCAAGCTCGACCGAGCGCAGCGCGGTGCGCGGCTCCGACAATCTCGACACCGACGGGATGAATTCGCTGCTGAAGAACTGA
- a CDS encoding urea carboxylase-associated family protein yields MATDSQMIAPVDAAERRARPPVVVYPNGSLPGADMAMLEQARQTLTKRDEIIVPPREAGSFHVPKGHFFRVVSIEGPQVGDLNLWNADDLDERFFSGKTRALHATHVGTGDRLWSNLPHLRPMATITHDTLGWYGFDQDGAGVHDVIGTRCDPYTHRLLGDGGEYHHCCHSNLARALGQARGLRAREVEHHVHDVLNVFMCTGFTRDTQQYFMKASPVRPGDFLELFAEIDLLGAISACPGGDCGQTHSSDVAVCHPLKVEIYEADPAALVGRRSPPRSPYGRSHGEAG; encoded by the coding sequence ATGGCCACGGACTCGCAGATGATCGCCCCCGTCGATGCGGCGGAGCGGCGGGCCAGGCCGCCGGTCGTGGTCTATCCCAATGGCAGCCTGCCCGGCGCCGACATGGCGATGCTGGAACAAGCCCGCCAGACGCTGACCAAGCGCGACGAGATCATCGTCCCGCCGCGCGAAGCCGGCAGCTTCCACGTGCCGAAAGGCCATTTCTTCCGCGTCGTCAGCATCGAGGGGCCGCAGGTCGGCGACCTCAACCTCTGGAATGCCGATGATCTCGACGAGCGTTTCTTCAGCGGCAAGACGCGTGCCCTGCACGCGACCCATGTCGGTACCGGCGACCGGCTCTGGAGCAACCTACCGCATCTTCGGCCGATGGCGACGATCACTCATGACACGCTAGGCTGGTACGGCTTCGACCAGGATGGCGCCGGCGTGCATGACGTGATCGGCACGCGCTGCGATCCGTATACGCATCGGCTGCTCGGCGATGGTGGCGAGTACCACCATTGCTGTCATTCCAACCTCGCCCGTGCCTTGGGGCAGGCGAGGGGACTGCGGGCGCGCGAGGTCGAGCATCACGTCCATGACGTGCTCAACGTTTTCATGTGCACCGGCTTCACCCGCGATACGCAGCAGTACTTTATGAAGGCGAGCCCGGTCCGGCCAGGCGATTTCCTCGAGCTCTTCGCCGAGATCGACCTGCTCGGGGCGATCTCGGCCTGTCCGGGCGGCGATTGCGGCCAGACCCATTCGAGCGATGTAGCCGTCTGTCATCCGCTCAAGGTCGAGATCTACGAAGCCGACCCCGCCGCGCTGGTCGGCCGGCGTTCGCCGCCGCGCAGCCCCTATGGGCGCAGCCACGGCGAGGCTGGCTGA